A section of the Streptomyces sp. Je 1-369 genome encodes:
- a CDS encoding MFS transporter — MGAAMRRIQAGSALSAFGIGFTVPFLYVYVAQVRELGSSAAGIVLAAFAMAALIVLPITGRVIDRRGPLPVLVGAAGVASVGAVALGVANSELTAILSAALLGAGTAVMQPALATMIVWSSTPATRTRSFAMQFFLQNLGLGIGGLIGGQIVDESRPSSFTLLFSIESVMFLVLAAIALTVRLPHAPSIQDAMPKDASAPQGGMRALLRHKAMVQLCVLGFVIFFACYGQFESGLSAYGVEAAGISASTLGIALAANTAMIVIAQFAVLKFVERRKRSRVIAAVGLIWAFAWLLAGYAGVGHGSQAMATAAFISTYALFGLGEAMLSPTVAPLVADLAPGGMVGQYNSAFALVKQLALAVGPAVGGPMGAALHVPYIVTFVLFSLGITVLAVRLGRRLTPVQNQPSLAKSPVVAQGGPAPAEPETAHA, encoded by the coding sequence ATGGGCGCAGCGATGCGTCGTATTCAGGCAGGCAGCGCGCTGAGCGCGTTCGGCATCGGGTTCACGGTTCCGTTCCTCTACGTCTATGTGGCGCAGGTGCGAGAACTGGGATCCAGTGCGGCGGGCATCGTGCTCGCCGCGTTCGCCATGGCCGCTCTGATCGTCCTGCCCATCACCGGCCGCGTCATCGACCGTCGCGGCCCCCTGCCGGTGCTCGTGGGAGCGGCGGGTGTCGCCTCCGTGGGCGCGGTCGCGCTGGGTGTGGCGAACAGCGAGCTGACGGCGATCCTCTCCGCGGCGCTGCTCGGTGCCGGTACGGCGGTCATGCAGCCGGCGCTGGCGACGATGATCGTCTGGTCGTCGACGCCCGCCACCCGTACGCGGTCCTTCGCTATGCAGTTCTTCCTGCAGAACCTGGGCCTCGGCATCGGTGGTCTCATCGGTGGCCAGATCGTCGACGAGAGCCGTCCGAGCAGCTTCACACTGCTGTTCTCCATCGAGTCCGTGATGTTCCTGGTGCTCGCGGCGATCGCGCTGACCGTGCGGCTGCCGCACGCGCCGTCCATCCAGGACGCGATGCCGAAGGACGCCTCCGCCCCGCAGGGCGGCATGCGTGCGCTCCTGCGGCACAAGGCCATGGTGCAGCTGTGCGTGCTCGGCTTCGTGATCTTCTTCGCCTGCTACGGGCAGTTCGAGTCGGGTCTCTCCGCGTACGGCGTGGAGGCCGCGGGCATCTCGGCGTCGACACTCGGCATCGCGCTGGCCGCCAACACGGCCATGATCGTGATCGCGCAGTTCGCCGTCCTGAAGTTCGTCGAGCGGCGCAAGCGGTCCCGTGTGATCGCGGCCGTCGGTCTGATCTGGGCCTTCGCTTGGCTGCTCGCGGGGTACGCGGGCGTCGGGCACGGCAGCCAGGCGATGGCGACCGCCGCGTTCATCTCTACGTACGCCCTGTTCGGGCTCGGTGAGGCGATGCTGTCGCCGACCGTCGCGCCGCTGGTCGCCGATCTGGCGCCGGGCGGCATGGTCGGTCAGTACAACTCGGCCTTCGCCCTGGTGAAGCAGCTGGCCCTCGCGGTCGGTCCGGCCGTGGGCGGGCCGATGGGTGCCGCGCTGCACGTCCCGTACATCGTGACGTTCGTTCTCTTCTCGCTCGGCATCACGGTGCTTGCGGTGCGGCTGGGGCGTCGGCTCACCCCGGTGCAGAACCAGCCCTCGCTGGCGAAGAGCCCGGTGGTGGCGCAGGGCGGACCGGCTCCGGCCGAGCCGGAGACCGCGCACGCCTGA
- a CDS encoding ATP-binding SpoIIE family protein phosphatase, translating to MNFTRWSARLPGTQRRAAARTEQAVATAPRGDGSVPAARAERPTEAGEPLPPGGAVGGPTRSDGIDELPVREVLDRIPALVALVHGTDHRIAYVNDAYVAAFGPRPVGEPARVGLPELAELGLVSLLDQVLRSSRPRTVKSRKAASGRSYTFTCTPVTLPLGGSAAGPEDGSGVLVFAADVTDHAEAAERLRTSERAQRETAVTLQKSLLPQELEQPDDLRIAATYQPGGTEAAVGGDWYDVITLGGGRTALVIGDVMGRGVRAAAVMGQLRTAVRAYARLDLPPHEVLQLLDGLATEIDPSQIATCVYAVHDPNEGSLVYASAGHLPILVRDEHGTIHRAEEPTGPPLGTGGWLHTSGSVPLGPGSTAVLYTDGLVERRSEDIDEGVASLERALAGATGTPQVVCDRLIRALGVTADHDDDVAVLVLQHPARAGGDAELFRNAALELLGGVEAAPRARAFATGVLASWRFSPELHDLGVLAASELVANSLQHGTPPMRLRLRRTDRRLIIEVTDGDDHLPRRRHAEPADEAGRGIAIVATIASNWGSRRTPGGGKAVWCEFALPK from the coding sequence GTGAACTTCACGCGCTGGAGCGCCCGGCTCCCCGGAACGCAGCGCCGCGCAGCAGCGCGGACCGAACAAGCGGTCGCCACGGCACCGCGCGGGGACGGCTCCGTCCCCGCGGCCCGCGCCGAGCGGCCCACCGAGGCGGGCGAACCCCTCCCGCCGGGGGGCGCCGTCGGCGGCCCCACCCGATCCGACGGCATCGACGAACTGCCGGTCCGCGAGGTGCTCGACCGCATCCCGGCCCTCGTCGCCCTCGTCCACGGCACCGACCACCGCATCGCGTACGTCAACGACGCGTACGTGGCCGCATTCGGCCCCCGCCCCGTCGGCGAGCCCGCGCGCGTGGGCCTGCCCGAACTGGCAGAGCTGGGTCTGGTCTCACTCCTCGACCAGGTCCTGCGCAGCTCCAGACCGCGCACCGTCAAGTCCCGCAAGGCAGCCTCCGGCCGGTCGTACACGTTCACGTGCACCCCCGTGACGCTGCCGCTCGGCGGCTCCGCGGCGGGACCCGAGGACGGCAGCGGCGTCCTGGTGTTCGCCGCCGACGTCACCGACCACGCCGAGGCGGCCGAGCGCCTGCGCACCAGCGAACGCGCCCAGCGCGAGACCGCCGTCACCCTCCAGAAGTCGCTGCTGCCCCAGGAGTTGGAGCAGCCCGACGACCTACGCATCGCCGCCACGTACCAGCCGGGCGGCACCGAGGCGGCGGTCGGCGGCGACTGGTACGACGTGATCACCCTCGGCGGCGGCCGCACCGCCCTCGTCATCGGCGACGTGATGGGCCGCGGCGTGCGCGCGGCCGCCGTCATGGGCCAGCTCCGCACGGCCGTGCGGGCCTACGCACGCCTGGACCTGCCCCCGCACGAGGTCCTGCAGCTCCTGGACGGCCTCGCCACCGAGATCGACCCCAGCCAGATCGCCACGTGTGTCTACGCGGTGCACGACCCGAACGAAGGGAGCCTCGTCTACGCCTCGGCGGGACACCTCCCCATCCTCGTGCGCGACGAGCACGGCACGATCCACCGCGCGGAGGAGCCCACCGGCCCCCCGCTCGGCACCGGAGGCTGGCTGCACACCTCGGGCTCCGTCCCCCTCGGCCCCGGCTCCACCGCCGTCCTCTACACGGACGGCCTCGTCGAGCGCCGCAGCGAGGACATCGACGAAGGCGTGGCCTCACTGGAACGCGCCCTCGCAGGCGCCACCGGCACACCCCAGGTGGTGTGCGACCGGCTGATCCGCGCCCTGGGAGTGACGGCCGACCACGACGACGACGTGGCCGTACTGGTCCTCCAGCACCCGGCCCGCGCCGGGGGCGACGCCGAACTGTTCAGGAACGCCGCCCTGGAGCTCCTCGGCGGTGTGGAGGCCGCACCACGCGCGCGTGCCTTCGCCACCGGTGTCCTCGCCAGCTGGCGCTTCTCCCCGGAACTCCACGACCTGGGAGTCCTCGCGGCCAGCGAACTGGTCGCGAACTCCCTCCAGCACGGCACCCCGCCGATGCGGCTGCGCCTGCGCCGCACCGACCGCCGCCTGATCATCGAGGTCACCGACGGCGACGACCATCTGCCGCGCCGCCGCCACGCCGAACCGGCCGACGAGGCGGGACGCGGCATCGCCATCGTCGCGACGATCGCGTCGAACTGGGGCTCGCGCCGCACACCGGGCGGCGGCAAGGCCGTCTGGTGCGAGTTCGCACTCCCCAAGTAG
- a CDS encoding sigma-70 family RNA polymerase sigma factor, producing the protein MSVDGRDEASQDGPGSSAGGPVSAADEAAPSVPPQREGSADSLMPGGAEAPVPDADLIARMRSGDDSAYEELYRRHAEAVRRYARTCCRDAHTADDLTAEVFARMLQAVRGGSGPEHAVRAYLLTTVRRVAAGWTKSAKREHLVDDFAVFAAQAARGTEVSDDDTLDLGADVRAMHEAEQSMAMQAFRSLPERWQAVLWHTEVEDESPSDVATLFGLDANGTRVLASRAREGLKQAYLQAHVSATLTESEECARYADRLGAYARGGLRTRAERGLRKHLEECAKCRLAAGQIKDVASGIPAVVPIAVIGWFGAAGYAKVAALVGGGTVSAGAAGAAGAAAAGGSTGGSAAGGAAASEGLGAPAKAGIAAGVVVAAGVAAAIALTGGDGKPKAADPPPSKEPVVSESVVPRKPPPEKPKAKPKPPPPAPKPTPKPTPTPTPKPPAEEKPEPKPTPPPAPKPRPTPPKPAPKPPPPPPPAPRVYQWNELKYGLTGDGTKPEMRLTESSWVWQRWGLSVGDRRYSHGVTVHGRSSVTIDLNRSCSTYDAVVGVDDMTMGLGRVRFSVYGDGARLWQSPLVKGGDAAVPVHVDLSGRNTVRLVVEPRTPFDTTALADWAQSRMTCR; encoded by the coding sequence ATGAGTGTTGACGGTCGGGACGAGGCGTCCCAGGACGGCCCCGGCAGCAGTGCGGGAGGCCCCGTCAGCGCGGCCGACGAGGCCGCTCCGAGCGTGCCGCCGCAGCGCGAGGGCAGTGCCGACTCCCTGATGCCGGGAGGCGCCGAGGCGCCGGTGCCCGACGCCGACCTGATCGCGCGGATGCGTTCCGGCGACGACTCCGCGTACGAGGAGCTGTACCGCAGGCACGCCGAGGCCGTGCGCCGCTACGCCCGCACCTGCTGCCGCGACGCCCACACCGCCGACGACCTGACCGCCGAGGTGTTCGCCCGCATGCTGCAGGCGGTGCGCGGCGGCAGCGGCCCCGAGCACGCCGTGCGCGCCTACCTGCTCACCACCGTGCGCCGCGTCGCCGCCGGGTGGACGAAGTCGGCGAAGCGCGAGCACCTGGTCGACGACTTCGCGGTGTTCGCCGCGCAGGCCGCGCGGGGCACCGAGGTCTCCGACGACGACACGTTGGATCTGGGCGCGGACGTCCGCGCCATGCACGAGGCCGAGCAGTCGATGGCCATGCAGGCCTTCCGGAGCCTGCCGGAGCGCTGGCAGGCCGTGCTGTGGCACACGGAGGTCGAGGACGAGTCCCCCAGCGACGTCGCCACGCTCTTCGGCCTCGACGCGAACGGCACGCGCGTGCTCGCGAGCCGGGCCCGCGAGGGTCTCAAACAGGCCTATTTGCAGGCGCATGTGAGTGCGACGCTGACCGAGAGCGAGGAGTGCGCGCGCTACGCCGACCGGCTCGGTGCCTACGCGCGCGGTGGCCTGCGCACCCGTGCCGAGCGTGGCCTGCGCAAGCACCTGGAGGAGTGCGCGAAGTGCCGGCTCGCCGCCGGGCAGATCAAGGACGTCGCGAGCGGGATTCCCGCGGTCGTGCCGATCGCCGTCATCGGCTGGTTCGGTGCCGCCGGGTACGCGAAGGTGGCCGCGCTCGTCGGCGGCGGCACCGTCTCGGCGGGCGCCGCGGGGGCCGCGGGTGCGGCCGCGGCCGGCGGGTCGACGGGCGGGTCCGCGGCCGGCGGTGCGGCCGCGTCCGAGGGGCTCGGCGCGCCCGCGAAGGCCGGTATCGCGGCGGGCGTCGTCGTGGCCGCCGGGGTCGCCGCGGCGATCGCCCTCACCGGAGGAGACGGCAAGCCGAAGGCGGCGGACCCTCCGCCGTCCAAGGAGCCCGTGGTCTCCGAGTCGGTCGTCCCGCGGAAGCCGCCGCCCGAGAAGCCGAAGGCCAAGCCGAAGCCGCCACCCCCCGCGCCGAAGCCGACCCCGAAGCCCACGCCCACCCCCACTCCGAAGCCGCCCGCCGAGGAGAAGCCCGAGCCGAAGCCCACACCCCCGCCCGCACCGAAGCCCAGGCCGACCCCGCCGAAGCCCGCCCCGAAGCCGCCGCCCCCGCCGCCACCGGCCCCCCGGGTCTACCAGTGGAACGAGCTGAAGTACGGCCTCACCGGCGACGGCACCAAGCCCGAGATGCGGCTCACGGAGAGCAGCTGGGTGTGGCAGCGCTGGGGCCTTTCGGTCGGCGACAGGCGGTACTCCCACGGGGTGACCGTGCACGGCCGGTCCTCCGTCACCATCGACCTGAACCGCAGCTGCTCCACGTACGACGCGGTCGTCGGTGTCGACGACATGACGATGGGCCTCGGCAGGGTGCGCTTCTCCGTGTACGGGGACGGGGCGCGGTTGTGGCAGTCCCCGCTGGTCAAGGGCGGTGACGCGGCGGTACCGGTGCATGTGGACCTGAGCGGCCGCAACACGGTGAGGCTCGTCGTCGAACCGCGTACGCCGTTCGACACGACGGCGCTCGCGGACTGGGCGCAGTCACGGATGACCTGCCGCTAG
- a CDS encoding response regulator — MTTVLIVDDQPMQRFGFRMLLESQDDMTVAGEAGNGSEAVRMTAELTPDVVLMDIRMPGLDGIEATRRIVASGDRTRVLILTTFDLDEYAYAGLRAGASGFLIKDALPEELLSGIRAVASGDAVVAPSLTRRLLTAYADHLPSSGTSPTDPAADPRLATLTHREREILTVIGQGWTNAEIATRLHLAESTVKTHVGRILAKTGTRDRVQAVILAYDTKLVTPS; from the coding sequence GTGACGACTGTGCTCATCGTCGACGACCAGCCCATGCAGCGCTTCGGTTTCCGCATGCTCCTGGAGAGTCAGGACGACATGACGGTGGCGGGCGAGGCGGGCAACGGCAGCGAGGCGGTCCGCATGACGGCCGAACTCACCCCGGACGTCGTCCTGATGGACATCCGCATGCCGGGCCTCGACGGCATCGAGGCCACCCGCCGCATCGTCGCGTCGGGCGACCGCACCCGCGTCCTCATCCTGACGACGTTCGACCTCGACGAGTACGCGTACGCGGGACTCCGCGCCGGGGCGTCCGGCTTCCTCATCAAGGACGCGCTCCCCGAGGAACTCCTCTCCGGAATCCGCGCGGTCGCCTCGGGCGACGCGGTGGTCGCCCCGAGCCTGACCCGCCGACTCCTGACGGCGTACGCGGACCACTTGCCGTCATCAGGCACATCCCCGACCGACCCGGCGGCGGACCCACGTCTGGCCACACTTACACACCGGGAACGCGAGATCCTGACGGTCATAGGCCAGGGCTGGACGAACGCGGAGATCGCCACGCGCCTGCACCTGGCGGAATCGACGGTGAAGACGCACGTCGGCCGCATTCTCGCGAAGACGGGAACGAGGGACAGAGTGCAGGCGGTAATCCTGGCGTACGACACAAAACTGGTGACCCCGTCATAA
- a CDS encoding MarR family winged helix-turn-helix transcriptional regulator: protein MGDTPGPSEPTLEEQIAAYQREFQDLDPQVEEIVSALGRLNRRMNVAYGRQTATLGISNAEWEVLKALVLSGAPYQMGPGELAKRLGLTPAAMTHRIDRMVAEGLVTRDRDENNRVRVIVELTAEGREKWLEAMRLATVFEEDLLQDLSQEERGALGEVLTRLLRRVEHAQPDAGGRLTDLD from the coding sequence ATGGGTGACACCCCCGGCCCAAGCGAGCCGACACTTGAAGAGCAGATCGCCGCGTATCAGCGGGAGTTCCAGGACCTCGACCCCCAGGTCGAGGAGATCGTCTCGGCCCTCGGCCGCCTGAACCGCCGCATGAACGTCGCCTACGGCCGCCAGACGGCGACCCTCGGCATCAGCAACGCCGAGTGGGAGGTCCTCAAGGCCCTCGTCCTCTCCGGCGCCCCGTACCAAATGGGCCCGGGCGAGCTGGCCAAGCGCCTCGGCCTCACGCCGGCCGCGATGACCCACCGGATCGACCGCATGGTGGCGGAGGGTCTGGTCACGCGGGATCGCGACGAGAACAACCGCGTCCGCGTCATCGTGGAGCTGACCGCGGAGGGCCGCGAGAAGTGGCTGGAGGCGATGCGTCTCGCCACGGTCTTCGAGGAGGACCTCCTCCAGGATCTGTCCCAGGAGGAGCGCGGCGCGCTGGGCGAGGTGCTGACCCGTCTTCTACGTCGCGTGGAGCACGCCCAGCCGGACGCGGGCGGACGCCTGACGGACCTGGACTGA
- a CDS encoding TetR/AcrR family transcriptional regulator has protein sequence MHIQETHWTSAAVSASAVGPSGNGRDMGEGARTTPLRVDAQRNLEHVLRAAREVFGELGYGAPMEDVARRARVGVGTVYRRFPSKDVLVRRIAEEETSRLTDQARAALGQEDEPWSALSRFLRTSVASGAGRLLPPQVLRVSVEDGAKEDEVRVPQQRQPATDSPDLRLVEQRQAPIEESTSLGDDTGAATLLDVVGRLVERARAAGELRADVTVSDVLLVIATAAPSLPDAAQQAAASSRLLDILLEGLRSRP, from the coding sequence ATGCACATTCAGGAGACTCACTGGACTTCCGCTGCCGTGTCGGCATCAGCCGTCGGCCCGAGCGGGAACGGACGCGACATGGGGGAAGGAGCGCGCACGACACCGCTGCGTGTCGACGCACAGCGCAATCTCGAACATGTACTGAGGGCGGCACGCGAAGTCTTCGGCGAGCTGGGTTACGGCGCGCCGATGGAAGACGTGGCACGCCGCGCGCGGGTCGGGGTCGGCACGGTCTACCGCCGCTTCCCGAGCAAGGACGTGCTGGTCAGGCGGATAGCCGAGGAGGAGACCTCCCGGCTGACCGACCAGGCGCGTGCGGCGCTCGGGCAGGAGGACGAGCCGTGGTCGGCGCTCTCGCGCTTCCTGCGGACGTCCGTGGCATCGGGCGCGGGCCGGCTGCTGCCGCCGCAGGTGCTGCGGGTGAGCGTCGAGGACGGCGCCAAGGAGGACGAGGTGCGGGTGCCGCAGCAGCGGCAGCCGGCCACGGACTCCCCGGACCTGCGTCTCGTCGAACAGCGCCAGGCGCCCATCGAGGAGTCGACCTCCCTGGGTGACGACACGGGAGCGGCGACGCTCCTCGACGTCGTAGGCCGTCTCGTGGAGCGTGCCCGCGCGGCGGGCGAGCTGCGGGCGGACGTGACGGTGTCCGATGTCCTGCTGGTGATCGCCACGGCGGCGCCCTCGCTGCCGGACGCGGCACAGCAGGCGGCGGCCTCGTCGCGGCTTCTCGACATCCTGCTGGAGGGTCTGCGGTCGCGGCCCTGA
- a CDS encoding NAD(P)/FAD-dependent oxidoreductase, translating into MPQDCVRILVVGGGYVGMYTALRLQRKLKRELKRGEVEIVVIAPDPYMTYQPFLPEAAAGSISPRHVVVPLRRTLDKCRIVIGEVESVDHTKRTATFTTLATEEEGTGSVRIAYDEIVMAPGSIARTLPVPGLAENAIGFKTVEEAIGLRNHVIEQMDIASSTRDPAIRDAALTFVFVGGGYAGVEALGELEDMARYASRYYHNIKAQDMKWILVEATGRILPEVGEEMGKYTVRELRRRNIDVRLETRLDSCEDRVAVLSDGARHPTRTVVWTAGVKAHPVLAATDLPLNERGRLKCTAQLSVDGTTHAWGAGDAAAVPDVTADEPGTECAPNAQHAVRQAKVLADNIVATLRERPLQEYEHKYVGSVASLGLHKGVAHVYGRKLKGYPAWFMHRVYHLSRVPTINRKSRVLAEWTLSGLFKREIVSLGSLEHPRAEFELAAGGERPKGSS; encoded by the coding sequence GTGCCCCAGGACTGTGTACGCATTCTCGTCGTCGGCGGCGGCTACGTCGGCATGTACACCGCGCTGAGACTCCAGCGAAAGCTGAAACGCGAGCTCAAGCGGGGTGAGGTCGAGATCGTCGTGATCGCCCCCGATCCATATATGACGTATCAGCCGTTCCTGCCCGAAGCCGCCGCGGGATCCATTTCGCCGCGCCACGTCGTCGTACCGCTCCGCCGCACCCTCGACAAATGCCGCATCGTGATCGGCGAGGTCGAATCGGTCGACCACACCAAGCGCACCGCGACCTTCACCACCCTCGCCACCGAGGAGGAGGGCACCGGGTCCGTCCGGATCGCGTACGACGAGATCGTCATGGCCCCCGGCTCGATCGCCCGCACGCTGCCCGTGCCGGGACTCGCCGAGAACGCCATCGGCTTCAAGACCGTCGAAGAGGCCATCGGCCTGCGCAACCACGTCATCGAACAGATGGACATCGCCTCCTCCACACGCGACCCCGCGATCCGCGACGCGGCCCTGACCTTCGTCTTCGTAGGAGGCGGTTACGCGGGAGTCGAGGCGCTCGGCGAGCTGGAGGACATGGCGCGCTACGCGTCCCGGTACTACCACAACATCAAGGCCCAGGACATGAAGTGGATCCTCGTCGAGGCGACGGGCCGCATCCTGCCCGAGGTCGGCGAGGAGATGGGCAAGTACACGGTGCGCGAGCTGCGAAGGCGCAATATCGACGTACGCCTGGAGACCCGGCTCGACTCGTGCGAGGACCGCGTGGCCGTCCTCAGCGACGGCGCCCGCCACCCCACCCGCACCGTCGTCTGGACCGCCGGCGTCAAGGCGCATCCCGTGCTCGCCGCCACCGACCTGCCCCTGAACGAACGCGGCCGCCTCAAATGCACCGCACAGCTGTCCGTCGACGGCACCACGCACGCGTGGGGCGCGGGAGACGCGGCCGCCGTCCCCGACGTCACCGCGGACGAGCCGGGCACGGAGTGCGCACCCAACGCCCAGCACGCGGTGCGCCAGGCCAAGGTCCTCGCCGACAACATCGTGGCGACCCTGCGCGAGCGCCCTCTCCAGGAGTACGAGCACAAATACGTCGGCTCCGTGGCCTCACTCGGACTGCACAAAGGTGTCGCGCACGTCTACGGACGCAAGCTGAAGGGCTACCCTGCCTGGTTCATGCACCGCGTCTACCACCTGAGCAGAGTGCCGACCATCAACCGCAAGTCCCGAGTGCTCGCCGAATGGACCCTGTCCGGCCTGTTCAAACGCGAGATCGTCTCCCTGGGGTCGCTCGAACACCCCCGTGCGGAGTTCGAACTCGCGGCCGGTGGGGAACGCCCGAAGGGGTCCTCCTGA